The Blastococcus sp. HT6-4 genome window below encodes:
- the rpsF gene encoding 30S ribosomal protein S6, producing the protein MRNYELMVILDPDLEERTIAPSLDRFLTVVTNSGGTVKTEIWGRRRMAYEIKKQVEGIYAVIDIQAEPAAVAELDRQLNLNESVLRTKLMRPEVH; encoded by the coding sequence ATGCGCAACTACGAACTGATGGTCATCCTCGACCCCGATCTCGAGGAGCGCACGATCGCGCCCTCGCTCGACCGGTTCCTGACCGTCGTCACCAACTCCGGTGGCACCGTCAAGACCGAGATCTGGGGCCGTCGCCGCATGGCCTACGAGATCAAGAAGCAGGTCGAAGGCATCTACGCGGTCATCGACATCCAGGCCGAGCCGGCTGCGGTCGCCGAGCTGGACCGCCAGCTGAACCTGAACGAGTCGGTCCTGCGCACGAAGCTGATGCGCCCCGAGGTCCACTGA